From the Desulfobacterales bacterium genome, one window contains:
- a CDS encoding mandelate racemase/muconate lactonizing enzyme family protein: MKITAIDIRNYMRPLDPPFKAAWDPSPRNKFIATIVRVDTDTGISGVGSGDAMLGLAEHIDLFIGQDPFDIERNWQVLDNLDFHYGRCWPLDVALWDIMGKAKQQSIAQLLDAPTFKILAYASTGEILTPEERTDRAQKLLDQGFKALKIRFHHDDPRKDIKVVESVRKAVGDTIAIMVDANQGWRMPWDTSTPWDFDRACQVAKALEDLNIYWLEEPLPHHDFRGLARLRQETNMRIAGGEMNRRWHDFKEMDTLGSLDVYQPDVVLAGGITGVKKIAARVQNNDAWFSPHTWGNGLGLLANLHLACAVSKCPFLEYPFDPPVWTIERRDYMLRPQDRLMIDKDGYLNVPDKPGLGCDLDEEALARYSI, from the coding sequence TTGAAAATCACCGCCATCGATATCAGAAATTATATGCGACCACTGGATCCGCCCTTTAAAGCCGCCTGGGATCCGTCACCGCGCAACAAATTCATAGCAACCATCGTCCGGGTAGATACCGACACCGGTATCAGCGGCGTCGGGTCCGGCGATGCCATGCTAGGTTTAGCCGAGCATATTGACCTGTTTATCGGACAAGACCCGTTCGACATCGAGCGAAACTGGCAGGTCCTGGACAACCTTGATTTTCATTACGGCCGCTGCTGGCCGCTGGATGTGGCGCTGTGGGACATCATGGGCAAGGCCAAACAACAGTCCATCGCTCAGCTTCTGGACGCGCCCACCTTTAAAATCCTGGCCTATGCCTCCACCGGTGAGATCTTAACACCGGAAGAGCGAACCGACAGGGCACAAAAACTGCTGGACCAGGGGTTCAAGGCCCTTAAGATCAGGTTCCACCATGACGATCCGCGGAAAGATATCAAAGTGGTGGAATCGGTTCGCAAAGCTGTTGGTGATACTATCGCCATCATGGTGGATGCCAACCAGGGCTGGCGCATGCCCTGGGATACGAGCACCCCGTGGGATTTTGATCGCGCCTGCCAGGTGGCCAAAGCGCTGGAAGATTTAAATATCTACTGGCTGGAAGAGCCCTTGCCGCATCATGATTTTCGGGGTCTGGCCCGGCTGCGTCAGGAAACCAACATGCGTATTGCCGGGGGTGAGATGAACCGGCGCTGGCATGATTTCAAGGAGATGGACACGCTCGGGTCCCTGGATGTGTATCAGCCCGATGTGGTGCTGGCTGGCGGCATTACCGGTGTTAAAAAAATCGCCGCCCGGGTTCAGAACAACGATGCCTGGTTCAGCCCGCACACCTGGGGCAATGGTCTCGGGCTGCTGGCCAATTTACATCTGGCCTGTGCTGTCAGCAAGTGCCCTTTTTTAGAATATCCGTTCGATCCGCCGGTATGGACCATTGAAAGACGCGATTACATGCTGCGCCCGCAAGATCGCCTGATGATCGATAAGGATGGATATCTAAACGTCCCCGATAAACCCGGACTGGGCTGTGATCTGGACGAAGAGGCTTTGGCACGTTATTCGATATAA
- a CDS encoding aspartate/glutamate racemase family protein, with translation MHQGNRDFGINTIKTRKQHTCYGMGLGIIVLDDAYPGFPGDVRNASAFPYPIQYDIAKGVDNYTLVWEQDKSPCREPIKQSAKRLENLGCRAIAAECGYFAYFQKDVAGYVDIPVFMSSLLQVPFIQQVIGPQKTVGIVCAQKRFLTETHLQNVGIDLSSNFIIAGALDEYGCPEFTNLWDPEQRPERPKANYDKAEKDMIRVCKEVCKAHPGVSALMLECTGMQPFARAIQREVDLPVFSWGTLLDYAYSVVAHRDYYGHV, from the coding sequence ATGCATCAGGGCAATCGCGATTTTGGCATTAACACCATCAAGACCCGCAAGCAGCATACCTGCTATGGCATGGGACTGGGGATTATCGTGCTCGATGATGCCTACCCGGGCTTTCCAGGGGATGTGCGCAATGCCAGCGCCTTTCCGTATCCGATTCAGTACGATATTGCCAAGGGCGTGGACAATTATACCCTGGTCTGGGAACAGGACAAAAGCCCCTGCCGGGAGCCGATCAAGCAATCGGCCAAACGGCTTGAAAATCTGGGCTGCCGGGCCATTGCGGCCGAATGCGGCTATTTTGCCTATTTTCAAAAAGATGTCGCCGGTTATGTCGATATTCCGGTATTTATGTCCAGCTTGCTGCAGGTGCCGTTTATCCAGCAGGTGATCGGACCGCAAAAAACAGTGGGTATCGTCTGCGCGCAAAAGCGATTTTTGACCGAGACCCATTTGCAAAATGTGGGGATCGATCTGAGCAGCAATTTTATCATCGCCGGCGCTTTAGACGAATACGGCTGCCCGGAGTTTACCAACCTGTGGGATCCTGAGCAACGTCCCGAGCGACCAAAAGCCAATTACGACAAAGCCGAAAAAGATATGATCCGGGTGTGCAAAGAGGTGTGCAAGGCTCATCCGGGTGTCAGCGCGCTCATGTTGGAATGCACCGGTATGCAGCCGTTTGCGCGGGCCATACAGCGCGAGGTCGATCTGCCGGTGTTTAGCTGGGGCACCCTGCTGGACTACGCCTATTCGGTGGTGGCGCATCGGGATTATTATGGCCATGTCTAA